The following are encoded in a window of Rubellicoccus peritrichatus genomic DNA:
- a CDS encoding biopolymer transporter ExbD — translation MKIWKFNDEDGDIDLTPMIDVVFLLVVFFMTVANMISAEKHPITVPVALNSTIPDDYGERTTVTVTADGSLYAGVYPVDLEELAEILIAERERNPAARVFIRADSSTEHQYVNDVMQICAASGLSNVIFAAYQSDK, via the coding sequence ATGAAGATATGGAAATTTAACGACGAAGACGGAGACATCGATCTAACGCCAATGATCGATGTTGTGTTTTTGCTGGTCGTTTTCTTCATGACTGTTGCCAATATGATTTCAGCTGAGAAGCATCCAATTACCGTTCCGGTAGCCTTAAACTCAACTATCCCTGACGATTATGGAGAGCGTACTACTGTTACCGTTACGGCGGATGGTTCGCTTTATGCTGGAGTTTACCCTGTCGATTTAGAAGAGCTTGCGGAAATTCTTATTGCTGAACGCGAACGTAATCCAGCTGCGCGTGTTTTTATACGTGCGGATAGTTCGACCGAACACCAATATGTTAATGATGTGATGCAAATTTGCGCGGCGTCTGGATTAAGCAATGTAATATTTGCTGCTTACCAAAGTGATAAATAG
- a CDS encoding MotA/TolQ/ExbB proton channel family protein — MKKNKLVKFFIFSGVALLFIAVAPLSAQTPSTDGAELAELTPPADEKTILDMVRAGGLAMIPLGMLSVAAVGFIAFNFYAIRRSSFINDSVIEELDEAVSKMDIDKARDICVTNPSPVTNTFNCGLSQIRGDKLFPVAIEKAFENASSKELTGAFVVVNYLSIIAALAPMVGLLGTVSGMVKAFNSIAAEGMGKPEILADNISEALITTASGMAIAIPAMFFFFFFRNRYSKIVAEVNLVLGRLYSDLLSTAEL; from the coding sequence ATGAAAAAAAATAAACTCGTAAAGTTCTTCATTTTCAGTGGTGTGGCACTGCTGTTTATTGCGGTTGCTCCTCTAAGTGCTCAAACACCTTCGACAGATGGTGCTGAACTTGCTGAATTAACACCACCAGCTGATGAGAAGACAATTCTTGATATGGTAAGGGCTGGTGGTCTCGCCATGATACCGTTGGGCATGCTCTCTGTTGCGGCTGTCGGATTCATTGCATTTAATTTCTACGCAATTAGACGAAGTAGTTTCATTAACGATTCTGTTATTGAGGAGTTGGATGAGGCGGTAAGTAAGATGGATATTGACAAGGCTCGTGACATATGTGTCACGAATCCTAGTCCAGTAACAAATACCTTCAACTGTGGCCTTAGTCAGATTCGCGGCGATAAGCTTTTCCCGGTTGCTATCGAGAAAGCATTTGAGAATGCATCGTCAAAAGAGCTTACTGGTGCTTTTGTGGTAGTGAATTATCTTTCAATAATTGCTGCACTCGCTCCTATGGTGGGTTTGCTCGGAACGGTTTCTGGTATGGTTAAAGCTTTTAATTCAATTGCGGCTGAGGGGATGGGGAAGCCTGAGATATTGGCGGATAACATCTCTGAAGCACTTATTACCACTGCTTCCGGTATGGCTATTGCGATTCCTGCCATGTTCTTCTTTTTCTTCTTTCGCAATCGGTATAGTAAAATAGTAGCGGAGGTTAACTTAGTTCTTGGTCGCCTGTATTCTGATTTGCTGAGCACTGCCGAGCTGTAA
- a CDS encoding AraC family transcriptional regulator — translation MYKLSAHDWPKSYTCTYEAHSYTYTEAPQTHCQDYCEFFWVESGRGCHLINNQRRLMETGYFALIRADDQHGFSGWDTHDRVSLINFAFPTDLWYEMRDSFFPQGLCFFDQSDIRMREYQLDVDDRKRLRLMGIDLAAGRWNQVNAAAYLHAVLALLANRKRELENDDTIPAWLTRATRSIETWPNFVGGVPEFVRIAGRSHEHVSRNCRHLMQTTPRDIVNQARIKWASMQLEISQKEIIEIAQECGFENLGHFYKLFKAHHQMTPRKYRLKYGVKAV, via the coding sequence ATGTATAAGCTCTCCGCACATGACTGGCCTAAGTCATATACCTGCACCTATGAAGCGCATAGCTACACCTACACCGAAGCACCACAAACACACTGTCAGGACTATTGTGAATTCTTTTGGGTTGAAAGCGGTCGCGGCTGTCACTTGATCAATAATCAACGGCGCTTAATGGAAACCGGCTACTTCGCCTTAATCCGAGCGGACGATCAACATGGCTTTTCAGGATGGGACACTCACGACCGTGTCAGCCTGATCAACTTTGCATTCCCAACCGATCTTTGGTATGAAATGCGAGACAGCTTCTTCCCGCAAGGCCTTTGTTTCTTTGATCAAAGCGACATTCGAATGCGCGAGTACCAACTTGATGTCGATGATAGGAAACGCTTACGACTCATGGGAATTGATCTGGCTGCAGGGCGATGGAATCAAGTCAACGCAGCCGCCTACCTCCACGCCGTACTCGCATTACTTGCAAATCGGAAAAGGGAACTTGAAAATGACGATACGATACCGGCATGGCTTACCCGAGCAACCCGCTCGATTGAAACCTGGCCGAATTTCGTAGGAGGTGTACCCGAATTTGTGCGAATCGCTGGACGGAGCCACGAACACGTCAGTCGAAATTGTCGTCATTTGATGCAAACGACGCCACGAGACATCGTCAACCAGGCGCGCATAAAGTGGGCATCCATGCAACTAGAGATTTCACAGAAAGAAATCATCGAGATTGCTCAAGAATGTGGTTTTGAGAATTTGGGGCATTTCTATAAGCTATTTAAAGCGCATCACCAGATGACACCTCGCAAGTATAGATTAAAGTACGGCGTAAAGGCAGTTTAA
- a CDS encoding alpha-mannosidase gives MLSNHHLPQLILNRILAAANRIEATIWTGRRPVAVAASKARANQLPFKNGIALELESVEPCSYWGKMFDQRWCRVELPEAADSNTWLEWRDQGEATLYVDGDAYFGFNVAHRRCRLPEGTREVWLQSSCIQSAIWHPEANGMVAAGSYFEGAFVVRRDDEAWAAFHDLRCLLDLALDQRTRENPQIPKEQGGFGMQPVVDKFSPMYRRLLKGMDDAVTAYDHEGLAALRSSLSELYQEMRMDKTFSKCILTGHAHLDLVWIWPERMGELKAVNIFATVDRLMEEYPEFRFAYSQPASYEAVEKREPDLYRRVLKRIDQKQWEATGAMYVESDTIIACGEALARSFILGQKGFEQINGTLSKLTWLPDVFGYSACLPQIMKQAGVEYFFTTKMTWNAVNRFPYSSFVWRGNDGSEILAHVTQDSGYVTHMGVNDLKAPMHGNQQADIHDEYLLPTGYGDGGGGPTDAMLERARRLDALPGLPKIQWDQPEAFFQRLNELREQFPVHQGECYLEYHRGTYTTHGNLKESFRNLERALQLAEAVSAATGCIWEMEHAWKRMVFSQFHDYIPGSSVWDVYLEGLPELNREADTQRSCAADALAGDDGETCVFNPHAVEIRKWITKPDEAEPVYVSIPPFSGTKLLSAETDAPEAVQVHGHQVSNGLVEFSINESGWIDRLDWEGVTVPLSGPIGQMMLYKDRAANFEAWDIDRHVLSMGEVCEAEAEVVAFTDGSHRAGFTVTRKIGNASEAKVTFALEAGSPLVHISVDLDWQDPEYLLKLLFPTEYAAENARFGIPYGSVLRQQVPNGLQAEAMWEVPYSRYLAVFDEGEREGLFVVSKDKYGATVRDGCVGLSLVRSPRVTGFDAHAFAWPEHLTRLDIDSPYSDIGSHRISFAIGRYDAELPRERQPASLADTLYTNTAIYSGGEIAPVIESLTVGDTLIPCWVMPADNGFILRLHEVAGRRGVAHVKLKEGWDMFRTDIGQSSMEQLDGEIKFQPYEVCSVLFKRSSD, from the coding sequence ATGCTTTCAAATCATCACCTTCCTCAACTTATTCTGAATCGAATTTTAGCTGCTGCGAATCGTATCGAAGCAACAATATGGACAGGTCGTCGGCCGGTTGCTGTGGCTGCGTCAAAGGCGCGGGCAAACCAGCTTCCCTTCAAGAATGGGATCGCCTTGGAACTTGAGTCTGTAGAGCCTTGTTCCTATTGGGGAAAAATGTTTGATCAGCGCTGGTGTAGGGTGGAGCTTCCAGAAGCTGCAGATAGTAATACCTGGCTTGAATGGCGGGATCAAGGAGAGGCTACGTTGTATGTCGATGGGGATGCCTATTTCGGATTCAATGTTGCTCACCGGCGCTGCCGTTTGCCTGAGGGAACTCGCGAGGTTTGGTTGCAATCCAGTTGTATCCAAAGTGCAATCTGGCATCCGGAAGCAAACGGTATGGTTGCTGCGGGCAGTTATTTTGAAGGTGCTTTTGTTGTGAGGCGAGATGACGAGGCATGGGCTGCTTTCCATGACCTGAGATGTCTTTTAGATTTGGCTCTGGACCAGCGTACTCGTGAAAACCCTCAGATCCCGAAAGAACAGGGAGGGTTTGGGATGCAGCCGGTAGTTGATAAGTTTTCTCCGATGTATCGTCGGCTGTTAAAAGGGATGGATGATGCAGTCACTGCATATGACCATGAGGGGCTTGCTGCATTGCGCAGTTCTTTATCCGAGCTCTATCAGGAAATGAGAATGGATAAGACATTTTCCAAGTGTATTCTGACTGGGCATGCTCATCTCGATCTTGTCTGGATCTGGCCTGAGCGCATGGGTGAGTTGAAGGCCGTGAATATCTTTGCGACTGTTGATCGTTTGATGGAGGAGTATCCCGAGTTTCGTTTCGCGTACAGTCAGCCGGCAAGTTACGAAGCAGTTGAGAAGCGTGAGCCGGATCTGTATCGCCGGGTATTGAAGCGAATTGACCAGAAGCAATGGGAAGCAACTGGGGCGATGTATGTGGAATCGGATACGATAATCGCATGCGGCGAAGCATTGGCACGCAGTTTCATTTTAGGGCAGAAGGGCTTCGAGCAAATTAATGGAACGCTGTCTAAACTAACCTGGCTGCCGGATGTGTTTGGATATTCAGCATGTTTACCACAAATTATGAAGCAAGCGGGAGTGGAGTATTTCTTCACGACGAAGATGACATGGAATGCGGTTAATCGATTCCCTTACAGCAGTTTTGTTTGGAGGGGTAATGATGGCTCGGAGATTCTGGCTCATGTCACTCAAGATTCTGGTTATGTGACACATATGGGAGTCAATGATTTAAAAGCTCCAATGCATGGGAATCAGCAAGCGGATATTCATGACGAGTACCTACTACCCACAGGCTATGGAGATGGTGGTGGTGGTCCAACGGATGCTATGTTGGAGCGTGCTCGCCGTTTAGATGCTCTACCTGGTTTACCCAAGATTCAATGGGATCAACCCGAGGCATTCTTTCAACGTCTCAATGAACTGCGTGAGCAGTTCCCGGTTCATCAGGGAGAGTGCTATCTGGAATATCACCGGGGGACTTACACGACGCATGGAAATCTTAAGGAGAGCTTCCGTAATCTGGAGCGTGCACTTCAGCTTGCGGAGGCAGTTTCGGCAGCTACCGGCTGTATCTGGGAAATGGAGCATGCCTGGAAGCGCATGGTATTTTCGCAGTTTCACGACTACATTCCGGGTAGTTCTGTTTGGGATGTTTACCTGGAAGGTTTACCTGAGTTGAATCGGGAAGCAGACACCCAACGTTCGTGTGCGGCCGATGCTTTGGCTGGAGACGATGGTGAGACTTGCGTTTTTAATCCTCATGCTGTTGAGATTCGCAAATGGATCACGAAGCCGGATGAGGCTGAACCAGTGTATGTGTCCATCCCGCCATTTTCGGGAACCAAGTTGTTGTCGGCCGAGACTGATGCTCCGGAAGCAGTTCAAGTTCATGGACATCAAGTCTCGAATGGACTTGTTGAATTCAGCATAAATGAATCTGGCTGGATTGATCGTTTGGATTGGGAAGGTGTTACAGTGCCGTTGTCCGGACCGATTGGACAGATGATGTTATACAAGGATCGCGCTGCAAATTTTGAAGCCTGGGATATTGATCGTCATGTCCTGAGTATGGGGGAAGTCTGTGAGGCCGAGGCTGAGGTCGTTGCCTTTACCGATGGTTCTCATCGTGCCGGTTTTACAGTAACTCGTAAGATTGGTAATGCGAGTGAAGCGAAGGTAACTTTTGCATTGGAGGCGGGTAGTCCGCTCGTGCATATAAGTGTTGATCTAGACTGGCAGGACCCTGAGTACTTGTTGAAATTACTCTTTCCCACAGAGTATGCGGCTGAGAACGCCCGTTTCGGAATCCCTTATGGCAGTGTTCTGCGGCAGCAGGTGCCTAATGGTCTGCAGGCGGAGGCAATGTGGGAAGTTCCCTATAGCCGTTATCTGGCGGTTTTTGATGAGGGAGAACGTGAAGGTCTGTTTGTTGTGTCTAAAGACAAGTATGGTGCCACTGTCCGCGATGGTTGTGTCGGCTTGAGTCTTGTTCGTAGTCCGCGAGTAACCGGATTCGATGCTCATGCTTTTGCATGGCCTGAGCATCTTACGAGGTTGGACATTGATTCGCCTTATAGTGATATCGGTAGCCATCGTATATCCTTTGCGATCGGTCGATACGATGCTGAGCTGCCGCGTGAGCGGCAACCTGCATCTTTAGCAGATACCTTGTACACAAACACAGCAATTTACTCTGGAGGAGAGATCGCTCCTGTGATTGAGTCGCTTACGGTAGGAGACACATTGATCCCATGTTGGGTCATGCCGGCTGACAATGGCTTTATACTTCGATTGCATGAAGTTGCCGGGCGCCGAGGTGTTGCTCATGTGAAACTGAAGGAAGGTTGGGATATGTTTCGAACAGATATCGGCCAGTCTTCTATGGAGCAGCTTGACGGTGAAATCAAATTTCAGCCGTATGAGGTCTGTAGTGTGCTGTTTAAACGTAGTTCTGACTAG
- a CDS encoding LacI family DNA-binding transcriptional regulator: protein MGISPKKKTSLGEIAREAGVSRSAVSYALRNAPGVSKETRKRILQISERLGYSPDARIASMMARIRETKNKETLPIAWINTAPDIPTWQELKYLSPYFEGAQKRAAEMGYRIDEIWAHTPGTTAKSISRIINQRGIEGVILTYPARRFKLDWNRLAAVSIEGGLITPRLHRVMADSYHNLLLAIKMLQRYGYHRIGICFEKEVDKFSSHSLRAAATYAYATNAKQNKVPPLFYTQRNEKQWPAAKEAIANWISKYKPRVIIGHSSQLVEAAEASGRKVPEDIGVVHIATDDDVTDWAGVSSNRRIIGATAVEKIIGLIRIHQFGIPTHSSDTKIRGSWHDGTTLQIPNLD, encoded by the coding sequence ATGGGTATTTCGCCAAAGAAAAAGACTAGTCTGGGAGAAATTGCCCGAGAGGCAGGAGTCTCACGCTCGGCAGTGAGCTACGCACTTCGCAATGCACCTGGAGTCAGCAAAGAAACACGAAAACGCATACTTCAGATTAGCGAACGCCTAGGCTATTCACCTGATGCACGTATCGCGTCAATGATGGCAAGAATACGTGAAACCAAAAACAAGGAAACTCTTCCTATCGCTTGGATTAACACCGCACCCGATATTCCCACATGGCAAGAACTAAAATACCTGTCTCCCTATTTCGAAGGGGCACAAAAGCGTGCCGCCGAAATGGGCTACCGGATTGACGAGATCTGGGCTCATACTCCAGGGACGACAGCCAAAAGCATTTCGCGCATCATCAATCAACGGGGCATCGAAGGGGTTATCCTAACTTACCCAGCAAGACGTTTTAAACTGGATTGGAATCGTCTCGCGGCCGTATCCATCGAAGGAGGTCTAATAACACCTCGATTACATCGAGTCATGGCCGACTCCTACCATAATCTACTACTTGCCATAAAAATGCTTCAGCGGTATGGCTATCATCGCATTGGAATTTGCTTTGAGAAAGAAGTGGATAAATTTTCTTCTCACTCATTACGAGCAGCAGCAACGTACGCCTATGCCACTAATGCAAAACAAAACAAGGTTCCTCCACTATTCTACACTCAAAGAAACGAGAAGCAATGGCCTGCTGCAAAAGAAGCAATCGCGAACTGGATCTCAAAATACAAACCTCGCGTAATCATCGGACACAGCTCACAACTAGTCGAAGCAGCCGAAGCATCTGGTCGAAAAGTACCTGAGGATATAGGTGTCGTTCATATTGCGACAGACGATGATGTTACGGACTGGGCAGGAGTGTCCTCTAACCGACGAATCATAGGAGCCACTGCTGTTGAAAAAATTATCGGCCTGATTCGCATCCACCAATTTGGCATACCAACACACTCTTCAGATACCAAAATACGTGGCAGCTGGCACGATGGCACTACCCTACAAATCCCCAACCTGGATTGA
- a CDS encoding tetratricopeptide repeat protein has product MISVRPLLLELEERTEGKSGQDTYIFLLGLSYQDEYSEISDKDALLKAIEYYKLYIEKFPSGEKSDFVRFNLAGAYADSGQIEAAIDNYKWLYQKSESSTFRTASRERMASLYINHQLAAKGIPFFLDVFSLAILEPDLRAEAATWLVQGYLAANESDKAIQYLHYLTSDSAAIYDPAFNVTLLKQGDRLFEAGNFDQAFLLYSFVKRRSEIIDFYKLRVEDLLSRISFISPESEHFIVVDGQLKAAQARLAAAQAIREYDVDMLWRKARVYNETGRSWESLWAYVFLYEDYPEHEQAEDFLYTAYEQARLLQDDAITEQLLSRYLEHGSFQKFRNQIVVGQAEVLSEQGRDEDLLKSVNANLENPESNVVAAQLINTVGAHYINDFAYLKLRDYMKPLLVKFQGKEPALEAARYWYALSHLLLAEYQGASSSLQDFLQNYDEQSPYYEDASYRYAIALYGEQRYSDSEAEFAKFVEAYPNSALRGEAELYLGDLKRDRGEYDSALQHYILVDEFSDNDIFVSRAAFSSSEVLELLHRPQQAVDLLKKYVKTYGATGALSDAYYRIGMIYDRLGQVPDRFSVHTAAIEELISDGNREAVDDLIVGYAGDYMDYDQTFKGSVRLLDRLIYDDEFRQKFLTDRVYQYQYMQSVDGVNVDSALAELLIRDRAYRLKIIERQAKKNPGTGELIIPKGGVVTPEMVKAELSALKSTYEEKALSIEEYDPQVFFSGKLQEGIDGNDLTMTMRAQMGLDMLSDEPTQIYFDLNDLKAAPPAIILWEAKKYLNDQPDVAKALYESVLSRHPHSKSVFEAYLALGDLAYAQALESGLESDWNLALSYYSIIAERYSMRVENAMPYLRLGRILSELSRDEESIEILGQILQNPIWGGLDRAQAHLELGLAYRRLGDWAVAHGFFERLIVAYGGFPETVSYAYYYDLLTLEKMGENESVEQLLAEYRTRSSVLMDTKAYLLIDEKYGL; this is encoded by the coding sequence ATGATTTCTGTGCGTCCGCTTCTTTTAGAGCTTGAAGAACGTACGGAAGGTAAGTCAGGCCAGGATACTTATATTTTCCTGCTTGGCCTCTCTTATCAGGATGAGTACTCTGAAATATCAGACAAGGATGCTCTACTCAAAGCAATTGAGTATTATAAGCTGTACATCGAGAAGTTCCCTTCTGGAGAGAAGTCTGATTTTGTGCGTTTTAATCTGGCTGGTGCTTATGCTGATTCGGGTCAAATAGAAGCAGCCATCGATAATTATAAATGGCTTTATCAAAAAAGTGAAAGTTCAACGTTTCGTACTGCTTCACGTGAGCGTATGGCTTCATTGTACATTAATCATCAACTAGCAGCTAAGGGAATACCCTTTTTCTTGGATGTCTTTTCTTTAGCCATTTTAGAGCCTGATCTTCGTGCAGAAGCTGCTACATGGTTGGTTCAGGGGTATTTGGCAGCTAATGAGTCCGATAAGGCAATACAGTATCTTCATTACCTGACTAGTGATTCTGCTGCAATTTATGATCCAGCATTTAATGTAACTCTTTTAAAGCAGGGAGATCGCTTGTTCGAAGCGGGAAATTTTGATCAAGCGTTTCTTCTGTATTCCTTTGTTAAAAGACGATCAGAGATTATTGATTTCTACAAGTTACGCGTAGAAGATTTGCTGTCTAGAATCAGTTTTATTAGTCCGGAATCTGAACATTTTATAGTGGTAGATGGGCAGCTCAAAGCAGCACAAGCGAGGCTGGCTGCTGCTCAAGCGATTCGAGAATATGATGTCGATATGCTCTGGCGCAAGGCACGTGTTTACAATGAAACTGGCCGTAGTTGGGAATCTTTGTGGGCTTATGTCTTTCTTTATGAAGACTATCCAGAGCATGAGCAAGCTGAAGATTTCCTTTATACTGCATACGAACAGGCTCGGCTTTTGCAAGATGATGCGATAACTGAGCAGCTATTGTCACGTTATTTAGAACATGGGAGCTTCCAAAAATTTCGTAATCAAATAGTAGTTGGTCAGGCAGAGGTATTGTCAGAGCAAGGACGAGATGAAGATCTGTTAAAGTCGGTCAACGCTAACTTGGAAAACCCTGAAAGCAATGTGGTTGCTGCACAGCTAATTAATACCGTTGGGGCTCATTATATTAATGATTTCGCTTATTTAAAGCTGCGCGATTATATGAAACCTCTTTTAGTGAAATTCCAGGGTAAAGAGCCAGCACTTGAAGCAGCAAGGTATTGGTATGCCTTGTCACATCTATTGTTGGCTGAGTATCAGGGGGCATCATCTTCATTGCAGGATTTTTTGCAGAATTATGATGAGCAAAGTCCATACTACGAGGATGCTTCTTATCGATATGCTATTGCTTTGTATGGTGAGCAACGCTACTCCGACTCTGAGGCTGAGTTTGCCAAGTTTGTAGAAGCTTACCCAAATAGTGCTTTGCGTGGTGAGGCTGAGCTGTATCTTGGAGATCTGAAACGAGATCGGGGTGAGTATGACAGTGCTTTGCAGCACTATATTCTAGTGGATGAATTTTCCGACAATGATATCTTTGTTTCGAGGGCTGCTTTTTCAAGTTCTGAAGTTCTCGAATTACTACATCGACCGCAGCAGGCAGTAGATTTGCTCAAAAAATATGTGAAGACTTATGGGGCGACAGGAGCACTCTCGGATGCCTATTATCGCATTGGTATGATCTACGATCGCCTTGGACAGGTTCCGGATCGATTTTCTGTTCATACGGCTGCAATCGAAGAGCTGATATCTGATGGTAATCGAGAAGCAGTAGATGATCTGATCGTTGGCTATGCTGGGGATTATATGGATTATGATCAAACCTTTAAGGGGTCGGTTCGGTTATTAGATCGTCTGATCTATGATGATGAATTTCGGCAAAAATTTCTAACCGACCGTGTGTATCAATACCAATATATGCAAAGTGTTGACGGAGTAAATGTGGATTCTGCGTTAGCAGAATTACTCATCCGTGATCGTGCTTATCGGTTAAAGATAATAGAACGCCAGGCAAAGAAAAATCCTGGCACAGGGGAATTGATTATACCGAAGGGGGGAGTTGTTACACCCGAAATGGTGAAAGCTGAGTTATCCGCCTTGAAATCAACCTATGAGGAGAAGGCTCTGAGTATTGAAGAGTACGATCCTCAAGTGTTCTTTTCTGGAAAGCTGCAGGAGGGAATTGATGGGAATGATTTAACCATGACCATGCGTGCTCAAATGGGATTAGACATGCTATCTGATGAGCCAACTCAAATTTATTTTGATTTGAATGACCTGAAGGCAGCACCGCCAGCGATTATCCTTTGGGAGGCGAAGAAATACTTAAATGATCAACCTGATGTGGCAAAAGCTTTGTATGAAAGTGTCTTAAGCAGACATCCTCATTCTAAAAGTGTTTTTGAAGCCTATCTTGCATTGGGAGATCTAGCATATGCACAAGCCTTGGAATCCGGGTTAGAGAGTGATTGGAATCTAGCGCTTAGTTATTACTCAATCATTGCAGAGCGTTACTCTATGCGGGTGGAAAATGCTATGCCTTATTTACGGCTTGGACGTATCTTATCTGAACTTTCGCGTGATGAAGAATCAATTGAAATTCTTGGGCAGATTTTGCAGAACCCGATTTGGGGTGGTTTAGACCGTGCTCAAGCTCACTTAGAGCTTGGGCTTGCATATCGGCGACTTGGTGATTGGGCTGTTGCGCATGGCTTCTTTGAGCGCTTGATTGTTGCCTATGGTGGATTTCCTGAAACGGTCTCATATGCATATTATTACGATTTATTGACTCTTGAGAAAATGGGAGAAAATGAGAGCGTTGAACAGCTTCTAGCTGAGTATCGTACGCGGTCTTCCGTGCTTATGGATACCAAGGCCTACTTATTAATCGATGAGAAATATGGTTTATAG
- a CDS encoding VWA domain-containing protein → MDIGNTFARNRALFVIVVVSLVLHLVGLVIFGAYKVVENITRNESTFEAPVIMEVSQRQPEYVVNLEQRNQSSSPSRPNPIVVDSPDVSIPTLDIDVNISDSSGYGRGAGLGNHGIGKMREMVLDVDSLKFFGKEMESEAEKMMFVIDISGSMVYEPRGIDGYKAVVAEIVKSLRGMNGAGSFNIIAFSKGVEVYRGQFQAVNDASISSAEKWLNRLDPAKELRRKGVAEISGTDYFSKYREGIHLGTNTIAALEEAFRKGANSIILLSDGKPTSSTNAAGEKVEFFSYIRTLQGEKNIPISAISYKSPKAAAFLSRLASENNGQYVNVQ, encoded by the coding sequence ATGGATATTGGTAACACATTTGCACGTAACAGGGCGCTTTTCGTCATTGTTGTTGTCAGTTTAGTGCTTCACCTCGTTGGACTTGTGATCTTTGGAGCATATAAGGTAGTGGAGAACATTACACGCAACGAGAGTACATTCGAAGCACCCGTTATTATGGAGGTATCGCAACGGCAACCAGAGTATGTGGTGAATTTAGAGCAGCGTAATCAGTCCAGCTCACCATCACGTCCAAATCCTATTGTTGTGGATTCTCCGGATGTTTCAATTCCGACATTGGACATTGATGTTAACATATCCGACTCATCTGGGTATGGCCGCGGTGCAGGGTTGGGCAATCATGGCATTGGAAAAATGAGAGAGATGGTTTTAGATGTAGATAGTTTGAAGTTCTTTGGCAAAGAGATGGAGTCAGAGGCTGAGAAAATGATGTTCGTAATCGATATTTCCGGTAGTATGGTTTATGAACCTCGTGGTATTGACGGATATAAGGCGGTTGTTGCTGAAATTGTGAAATCACTCCGGGGAATGAATGGAGCTGGAAGTTTCAATATTATTGCCTTTTCAAAAGGAGTTGAAGTCTATCGAGGACAGTTTCAAGCCGTAAACGACGCGTCAATTTCTAGTGCAGAGAAATGGTTGAACAGATTAGATCCGGCAAAGGAGTTAAGGAGAAAAGGCGTAGCTGAAATATCCGGGACTGACTACTTTTCAAAATATCGAGAGGGTATTCATTTGGGGACAAATACAATTGCAGCCCTTGAAGAAGCATTTAGAAAGGGAGCAAACTCAATTATCTTACTATCAGACGGGAAACCTACTTCTTCAACGAATGCGGCCGGCGAAAAGGTTGAGTTCTTTTCATATATTCGAACACTGCAAGGGGAAAAAAATATTCCTATTAGTGCGATATCCTATAAAAGCCCAAAGGCGGCAGCATTCCTGAGTCGTCTGGCATCAGAAAACAATGGTCAGTATGTCAATGTCCAATGA
- a CDS encoding biopolymer transporter ExbD, protein MNIDKVFSGRTRPDLTPMIDVVFLLLIFFMVTTSLIKEEADLGIQLPTKTKAKAGKELPNRHTIDILPDGSVFFNDAPIASPVERITLHGLIATLKRVKATSDRMDQKTVVVVIADPLSPHFKSIEVLDACAAAGIKYVSFGEF, encoded by the coding sequence ATGAATATTGACAAAGTATTTTCCGGAAGAACAAGGCCCGATTTGACTCCGATGATTGATGTGGTGTTTTTGCTGCTCATTTTCTTTATGGTAACCACGAGTCTAATCAAGGAGGAAGCTGACTTGGGGATTCAATTGCCCACTAAAACGAAGGCTAAAGCTGGTAAGGAACTGCCGAACCGCCATACCATAGATATTCTTCCGGATGGCAGTGTGTTTTTTAATGATGCTCCAATTGCCAGTCCTGTTGAGCGTATTACATTACATGGATTGATAGCTACCCTGAAACGTGTGAAAGCTACATCGGACAGGATGGATCAAAAGACTGTTGTTGTCGTTATTGCGGACCCCCTTTCACCACATTTTAAATCCATCGAAGTGCTTGATGCCTGTGCTGCAGCTGGAATCAAGTATGTATCTTTCGGAGAATTTTGA